A DNA window from Paenibacillus sp. HWE-109 contains the following coding sequences:
- a CDS encoding AraC family transcriptional regulator codes for MKVTNFTYDKSSQWYVEEQGGSEDWLLVLVTYGRCVYWINEKKQLLSKGQWLLIPNHVPFYGRSVPTMIHEKYVVQFNAQAMAEFFPLLQTSEYTSASTSKYELILDKLRLMHLQWQDKQPYYLTLCEALLKELFVYLHREWDQAAASVGSIHLVEQMKGYIQSHHREHVTKDELGACISRSPNYAASLFRKVTGQTISEFVHATRIKTAVYMLRHSALTVSEISEFIGYNDPSYFYRVFRRLTGLVPTDLVSDRETIRK; via the coding sequence ATGAAGGTTACCAACTTTACCTATGACAAGAGCAGTCAATGGTATGTAGAAGAGCAGGGAGGCAGCGAGGACTGGCTGCTCGTTCTCGTCACGTATGGGCGATGCGTGTATTGGATCAATGAGAAGAAGCAACTGCTGAGCAAAGGGCAATGGCTGCTTATACCGAACCATGTTCCCTTTTATGGCAGAAGCGTTCCAACGATGATTCACGAAAAGTATGTGGTGCAGTTCAACGCACAGGCAATGGCGGAATTTTTCCCACTTCTCCAGACATCCGAATATACAAGCGCATCTACCAGCAAATATGAACTGATTCTCGACAAGCTGCGCCTCATGCATCTGCAATGGCAAGACAAACAGCCCTATTATCTCACGCTTTGCGAAGCGCTGCTAAAAGAGCTGTTTGTGTATTTGCACCGGGAGTGGGATCAAGCCGCTGCATCGGTTGGGTCCATTCACCTGGTGGAGCAGATGAAGGGATACATCCAGAGTCATCACCGAGAGCATGTGACCAAGGATGAATTAGGCGCTTGCATCAGCCGATCTCCGAACTACGCCGCGTCGCTTTTCCGCAAGGTGACAGGTCAGACGATCAGCGAGTTCGTACACGCGACCAGAATCAAAACAGCGGTCTACATGCTAAGGCATTCTGCCTTAACCGTATCGGAGATATCCGAGTTTATCGGATACAATGATCCGTCCTATTTCTATCGTGTATTCAGGCGCTTGACTGGCTTAGTTCCCACGGATTTGGTCTCGGATCGCGAAACGATTCGCAAATAA
- a CDS encoding energy-coupling factor transporter transmembrane component T family protein translates to MQLTFAYRETWLHRVNPGVKLVLSILLFIVVVFTHNLNTMMYLTLGALLPLVLFSGHPVKRLLLYASPFLLIFVSSAMGMMMFGNGETLWFQWGFIRITEESFYRGIHLGFRGTQVAAVGLLFSLTTRPVALFYAMMQQWKVAPKYAYSFLAAMRMLPQMLEELQTLRHALKVRGRPKKRSPLTAWYATLRMYTIPLLAQSIRRAHRTAVAMEAKRFSTSKKRTYYYRVSYSLADFYYVIYWILIVVIAHWAGTVWPIVNAIDVR, encoded by the coding sequence ATGCAGCTAACCTTCGCATATAGAGAAACCTGGCTTCACCGGGTCAATCCCGGCGTGAAGCTTGTTCTGTCCATCCTTCTGTTTATTGTGGTTGTATTCACCCACAACTTGAATACGATGATGTACCTGACTTTAGGTGCATTGCTGCCGTTGGTGTTGTTCTCCGGCCACCCCGTTAAGCGGCTGCTGCTGTATGCTTCACCGTTTCTGCTTATTTTCGTATCCTCAGCTATGGGCATGATGATGTTCGGAAACGGAGAGACGCTATGGTTTCAGTGGGGCTTCATTCGCATCACAGAAGAAAGCTTCTACCGCGGCATTCACCTTGGTTTTCGAGGGACACAAGTCGCTGCCGTTGGCCTGCTTTTTAGTTTAACGACTCGGCCAGTCGCCTTATTTTATGCCATGATGCAGCAATGGAAGGTGGCGCCGAAATATGCGTACAGCTTCCTCGCCGCGATGCGGATGCTGCCGCAAATGCTCGAGGAGTTGCAAACGCTTCGCCATGCGCTGAAAGTGAGAGGGCGGCCAAAGAAGCGCAGCCCGCTCACCGCATGGTACGCGACGCTGCGGATGTATACGATCCCATTGCTGGCTCAGAGCATTCGCCGTGCTCATCGGACTGCGGTCGCGATGGAAGCGAAGCGCTTCTCCACCTCAAAGAAGAGGACGTATTATTACCGCGTATCCTACTCTTTGGCAGACTTCTATTATGTGATTTATTGGATTCTAATTGTCGTAATTGCCCATTGGGCGGGTACTGTTTGGCCCATTGTTAATGCCATAGATGTCAGATAG
- a CDS encoding DUF3105 domain-containing protein, protein MDHSNISTGTDAIAILLYIGLAFFVAAIIGYLLAAKAHKANTSRLKKAEKQAQNKKRRTLLTISHTLVIIAIICVGTSLIQRSSSKYSVEKLNYNAPIQVTTDKDYGRGHDEGMLTYEMKIPTSGTHSPHDLKFGFYKERPGYEKLVHNLEHGDIIIHYHPDAPQALLDQLEYLTHFKKAGAGILAVPNPDVPSDKEVVVTAWTKTMQLDKYDEASVGTFIYQNIDKGPEQIPSEVRRGGGTM, encoded by the coding sequence ATGGATCATTCAAACATATCAACAGGCACGGATGCTATTGCTATTTTGCTTTATATAGGCTTGGCTTTTTTTGTTGCTGCCATTATCGGCTACTTGCTAGCTGCGAAAGCCCACAAAGCCAATACAAGCCGCTTAAAAAAAGCCGAGAAACAGGCGCAAAACAAAAAGCGCAGGACCCTGCTGACGATCTCTCACACGCTCGTTATTATTGCTATTATATGCGTAGGAACCTCCTTGATTCAGCGCTCTTCCAGCAAGTACAGCGTCGAGAAATTAAACTACAATGCCCCGATTCAAGTCACTACGGATAAAGATTACGGGCGCGGACACGATGAAGGTATGTTGACTTATGAAATGAAAATTCCGACTTCCGGGACGCACAGTCCGCACGATCTGAAGTTCGGCTTTTATAAAGAAAGACCCGGATATGAGAAGCTGGTTCATAATCTGGAGCATGGTGATATTATTATCCATTACCATCCGGATGCTCCTCAGGCGCTGCTTGACCAATTGGAATATTTGACTCATTTTAAAAAGGCTGGCGCTGGCATTCTCGCTGTTCCCAATCCCGATGTGCCTAGCGATAAGGAAGTCGTTGTAACCGCTTGGACCAAAACGATGCAGCTCGATAAATACGATGAAGCCAGTGTAGGCACATTCATCTATCAGAATATAGATAAAGGGCCTGAACAAATTCCTTCTGAAGTGCGCCGCGGCGGCGGAACGATGTAA
- a CDS encoding FadR/GntR family transcriptional regulator, whose product MNSKMSFQPLNRPKLVDDVVNQLQKKISEGDIKPGEKIPTEPELMQQFGVGRSTIREAVRVLVHAGLLEKKQGFGTFLTAQTGVQEPLDHRLRRAEILEVYEVRRMLELEISRLAAERRDEHDLEQMRRALDQRLEALEKGDISTYLSSDVKFHLSIAIASKNSVVIDLYRSFTSVLLETSHKLVSVQTVHDPQHLFHESMYQAIKDKDVAAAEQWTRQNLEETVSQLRKVLNQE is encoded by the coding sequence ATGAATTCGAAGATGTCTTTTCAACCATTGAATCGGCCCAAGCTGGTGGATGATGTTGTGAATCAATTGCAGAAGAAGATCTCCGAAGGCGATATTAAGCCTGGAGAGAAGATTCCAACGGAACCCGAGCTTATGCAGCAATTCGGTGTTGGCCGCTCAACCATCCGCGAAGCGGTTAGGGTGCTTGTCCATGCAGGTCTGCTTGAGAAGAAGCAGGGCTTCGGTACTTTTTTGACAGCCCAGACGGGGGTGCAGGAACCGCTGGACCATCGGCTGCGCAGAGCCGAGATTCTGGAGGTTTATGAGGTCAGGCGGATGCTGGAACTGGAGATATCCCGATTGGCTGCCGAGCGCCGCGACGAGCATGATTTGGAGCAGATGCGCCGCGCACTTGATCAACGGTTGGAAGCGTTGGAGAAAGGGGACATCAGCACGTATCTGAGCTCCGACGTGAAGTTTCATTTGTCCATTGCGATCGCCAGCAAAAACAGCGTTGTCATCGACCTGTATCGCTCTTTTACATCCGTTTTGCTGGAGACATCGCATAAATTGGTGAGCGTTCAAACAGTTCACGACCCGCAGCATCTGTTTCATGAGAGCATGTATCAAGCGATTAAAGACAAGGATGTAGCGGCAGCGGAGCAATGGACTAGGCAAAACCTAGAAGAAACGGTCAGCCAGCTTCGCAAAGTACTTAACCAGGAGTAG
- a CDS encoding S-layer homology domain-containing protein, with amino-acid sequence MKKLTMIATAAMAFSLFASATLSNPAAAAAKTSADFTDLSNTDAALKAKIDAMLVEGIFDGVSDNSFGINQNMTRAQFAKVATLIYDIKVDPTVKVSSFSDVHANDAANGWAIPYIEAAKKAGLIDGVTDTTFVPGDSVTTGQLDTLLLKGLGKKVSTTGSPWYSDAVKQASDLGIHPAGKTGEQLAIRADLVQSSYTAQQAFDKQNLVSITKAAAASDTKSVQVTLNRSVDTTKATLVLKNGTTVVPTKAVWSTDAQSVTLTADLALAAGDYTVTLGGLDASAIQTGTASFKVAAAPSDSGNISIVGTYTLAAVLDSGLTAAATGSNGLADKATAEDPTLSKFAKEIEIKVKDASGDTVAVPGIIQSIHSSDPSIVKTGLNATTHRGYVLGNKVGTADVSVLVQIGNGDAKQLHVTVTVTKDSITAKEIKAGTTTIDKTLALVGSNYETTFDAYTAMDLSITDNYGITYKNSEIPKYNFALGTLFITNDVKGNAADGAVGTVTVTDGSVHVVGNVTYFELTAVTASGQKVTSYVNLKH; translated from the coding sequence ATGAAAAAACTGACTATGATCGCGACGGCCGCAATGGCTTTCTCTCTATTTGCTTCTGCAACACTTTCTAATCCAGCTGCTGCTGCGGCGAAAACAAGCGCTGATTTCACTGACTTGTCCAATACTGATGCTGCATTGAAAGCCAAAATTGATGCCATGTTGGTAGAAGGCATTTTCGATGGCGTTTCGGACAACTCTTTCGGCATCAATCAAAATATGACTCGGGCACAATTTGCTAAAGTAGCCACTCTTATCTATGACATCAAAGTTGATCCTACGGTTAAGGTATCCAGCTTCTCCGACGTTCATGCGAATGATGCCGCAAACGGATGGGCGATTCCTTACATTGAAGCCGCTAAAAAAGCAGGTCTTATTGATGGTGTGACTGACACAACATTCGTACCCGGTGATTCGGTAACAACAGGTCAACTGGATACGCTGCTGCTCAAAGGTTTAGGCAAAAAAGTCAGCACAACGGGTTCACCTTGGTATTCGGATGCTGTGAAACAAGCGTCAGATCTCGGCATTCATCCTGCTGGCAAAACTGGCGAGCAGTTGGCTATTCGCGCTGATCTCGTTCAGAGCTCATACACAGCTCAGCAAGCTTTCGACAAGCAAAACCTTGTTTCCATCACTAAAGCCGCGGCTGCTTCCGATACCAAAAGCGTTCAAGTAACGCTCAACCGCAGTGTAGATACGACGAAAGCGACACTCGTTTTGAAAAATGGCACGACCGTTGTCCCAACCAAAGCCGTATGGTCCACTGATGCGCAATCCGTCACCCTGACGGCAGATTTGGCGCTTGCTGCCGGTGACTACACAGTAACGCTTGGCGGCCTTGATGCTTCCGCTATCCAAACAGGCACAGCTAGCTTCAAAGTAGCTGCAGCCCCTAGCGATTCGGGCAACATTTCAATTGTTGGCACCTACACACTTGCTGCTGTTCTTGACAGCGGACTGACAGCTGCTGCAACGGGTTCTAACGGTCTTGCTGATAAAGCGACAGCTGAAGACCCAACGCTCAGTAAATTTGCCAAAGAAATTGAAATCAAAGTAAAAGATGCTAGCGGAGATACGGTTGCAGTTCCTGGTATTATTCAATCCATTCATTCTTCGGATCCAAGCATTGTTAAAACAGGTCTGAACGCAACCACGCATCGCGGCTATGTCCTTGGCAATAAAGTTGGAACTGCAGACGTTAGTGTCTTGGTCCAAATCGGAAATGGCGATGCCAAACAGCTTCATGTTACCGTGACTGTGACTAAAGATTCGATTACAGCCAAAGAAATCAAAGCTGGCACAACGACCATTGATAAGACGTTGGCGCTTGTAGGCAGCAACTACGAAACAACTTTTGATGCCTACACCGCGATGGATCTCTCCATTACCGATAACTATGGCATTACTTATAAAAACAGTGAAATCCCTAAATACAACTTTGCACTTGGCACTCTTTTCATCACGAACGATGTCAAAGGCAACGCGGCTGACGGGGCTGTAGGCACTGTAACCGTGACCGATGGCAGTGTGCATGTCGTTGGGAATGTGACTTATTTCGAATTGACAGCTGTCACAGCATCCGGCCAAAAAGTTACCAGCTATGTGAATCTCAAGCATTAA
- the pyk gene encoding pyruvate kinase, translated as MRKTKIICTMGPACDSIPTLKELIRAGMSVARLNMAHGDLDEHRGRIQRVRQAAQELGVIIPILMDIKGPEIRIGQLKDAGYDLQSGDRIVLTTEQIIGDSSRVSVNYPGLPQDVVPGNLVLIDDGSIELRVEKIEGTEVTCVVLNQSVLKQRKGVNLPGVRTSLPGVTERDVMHLKFGVEENISIIAMSFVRNGNDVREVRGILEQHGAGLTPIISKIENEEGMTNFASILEASDGIMVARGDLGVEIPTEEVPIAQKDMIRACNLAGKPVITATQMLDSMQRNPRPTRAEVSDVANAVLDGSDVVMLSGETAAGKYPIESVTMMATIAERVEQTMERSSLIDAQLQSNNEITEVLCQAVVSSSDKLNAAAILTPTETGFTARMIAKYRPQAPIIAVTASQHAISQLSMVQGVIPVLGEFCESTDAMIRSAIQQAETLGYVKKGDLTVVSAGVPVGKSGTTNLLKVERV; from the coding sequence ATGCGTAAAACAAAAATTATTTGCACCATGGGACCCGCTTGCGATTCCATCCCCACTTTGAAAGAACTGATTCGTGCAGGCATGAGCGTTGCGCGGTTAAATATGGCACATGGCGATTTGGATGAGCATCGCGGTCGCATTCAGCGTGTTCGCCAGGCCGCCCAAGAACTTGGCGTCATTATTCCGATCCTGATGGATATCAAAGGTCCGGAAATTCGCATCGGCCAATTGAAAGATGCCGGCTACGATTTGCAAAGCGGAGATCGTATCGTCTTGACTACCGAACAAATTATCGGTGATTCCAGCCGCGTTTCTGTCAATTACCCTGGGCTTCCACAAGACGTGGTGCCAGGCAATCTCGTTCTGATCGATGATGGTTCCATAGAACTTCGCGTCGAGAAAATTGAAGGCACGGAAGTGACTTGCGTCGTCCTGAATCAAAGCGTTCTGAAACAGCGCAAAGGCGTTAACTTGCCTGGCGTACGCACATCGCTTCCAGGTGTTACTGAGCGCGATGTTATGCATCTTAAATTCGGTGTCGAAGAAAACATCTCCATCATCGCGATGTCTTTCGTCCGCAACGGCAACGATGTTCGTGAGGTTCGCGGTATTCTGGAGCAGCATGGCGCTGGCTTGACGCCGATTATTTCGAAGATCGAGAACGAAGAAGGCATGACGAACTTCGCTTCCATTCTGGAAGCATCCGATGGCATCATGGTTGCACGTGGCGACCTGGGCGTAGAGATCCCGACAGAAGAAGTTCCTATTGCGCAGAAGGATATGATTCGCGCTTGCAACCTCGCTGGCAAGCCGGTTATTACCGCAACGCAAATGCTCGATTCCATGCAGCGCAACCCGCGTCCTACTCGCGCAGAAGTGAGTGACGTAGCGAATGCCGTTCTGGATGGCAGCGATGTAGTGATGCTGTCCGGCGAAACGGCTGCCGGGAAATACCCGATCGAATCCGTCACTATGATGGCGACAATTGCTGAGCGTGTCGAACAGACCATGGAACGCAGCTCCTTGATCGATGCCCAGCTGCAATCGAACAACGAAATCACCGAGGTGCTTTGCCAAGCAGTCGTCTCTTCTTCCGACAAGTTGAACGCTGCAGCTATCCTGACACCAACGGAAACCGGCTTTACAGCGCGGATGATTGCCAAATACCGCCCGCAAGCGCCTATTATCGCGGTTACAGCAAGTCAACATGCCATCAGCCAACTGAGTATGGTTCAAGGCGTTATCCCCGTTCTAGGCGAGTTCTGCGAGTCCACCGACGCGATGATCCGCTCCGCTATTCAACAAGCCGAAACACTTGGCTATGTGAAAAAAGGCGACCTTACCGTTGTCTCCGCCGGTGTGCCAGTGGGCAAATCCGGTACGACTAACCTGTTGAAGGTTGAACGCGTTTAA
- a CDS encoding methyl-accepting chemotaxis protein, with translation MSEQKLELHRRNGLMVKLLWGCLVLGLAAAYRSPDLIMILLAYGAPIALICTLLVWKKIWVPYTMYVIAIGFNVISYFFMANDPALSSILILYLGLTLVSLYMNFRPLILNGVIGLINLNYFCSTLPGSVDLIAINVFYVLTIITLIGQGQIGTRMLANVAKSVRESELARVKTEEVLTGVRKTTEVLGTSSQTLQENASVTGRITEEVVAAFQEISIGIDSQATSITDITSAIQDVNETVEQTSSASNTMSSRSRDTAKMTNEGKSQMEDLALKIKDITEIVTETSDIMNEVNEENVKIGNIVTTIAEIANQTNLLSLNASIEAARAGEHGQGFSVVANEIRKLAQNAHMASTDISEILGSIQNKVESAVAKVAIGKTAVESGKKSAESVDQLFEVIHRNTAEVMEQAENLQQMNNLLHSSSQRVAEEMTSVAAITQQSAASVEQVLASAEVQQKRVEDIVDSIRQLNGLTHDLQHLIEK, from the coding sequence GTGTCGGAACAGAAATTAGAGCTTCATAGAAGAAATGGATTGATGGTTAAGCTATTATGGGGCTGTTTAGTTTTGGGTCTTGCAGCCGCTTACAGATCACCGGATTTAATTATGATTCTACTGGCTTATGGGGCACCGATTGCGTTGATTTGTACCTTGCTGGTGTGGAAAAAAATCTGGGTACCCTACACGATGTATGTCATTGCTATTGGGTTTAATGTCATTTCCTATTTCTTCATGGCCAATGATCCTGCTCTATCCAGCATCCTTATTTTGTACCTCGGACTTACGCTCGTTTCCTTGTATATGAACTTTCGGCCACTGATACTTAATGGCGTAATCGGTCTTATCAATTTGAATTATTTCTGTTCAACCCTTCCGGGCAGTGTCGATCTGATTGCGATTAATGTTTTCTATGTCTTGACCATCATTACACTTATTGGGCAGGGGCAAATCGGAACGCGGATGCTGGCTAATGTAGCTAAGAGTGTAAGGGAGTCGGAGCTTGCGCGGGTTAAGACGGAAGAGGTTTTAACAGGCGTTCGCAAAACGACGGAAGTGCTTGGCACATCAAGCCAAACACTGCAGGAGAATGCCTCGGTGACAGGCCGAATCACTGAAGAAGTCGTAGCTGCTTTCCAAGAAATCTCTATCGGTATCGACTCCCAAGCGACCAGTATCACGGACATTACATCGGCCATTCAAGATGTGAATGAGACGGTTGAACAGACGTCTTCCGCTTCCAACACGATGAGCAGCAGATCCCGGGATACGGCGAAAATGACGAATGAAGGCAAGAGTCAAATGGAAGATTTAGCGCTCAAAATCAAGGATATTACTGAAATAGTGACGGAAACATCGGACATCATGAATGAAGTCAACGAAGAAAATGTGAAAATCGGAAATATCGTAACGACCATTGCCGAAATAGCGAATCAAACGAACCTGCTGTCGTTGAATGCATCGATTGAGGCTGCGCGAGCTGGGGAACATGGACAAGGATTCTCGGTAGTCGCCAATGAAATTCGTAAGTTGGCACAGAATGCGCATATGGCATCAACGGATATTTCGGAAATTCTGGGCTCTATTCAGAATAAAGTGGAGTCAGCGGTTGCGAAGGTTGCTATCGGCAAAACAGCTGTAGAATCAGGCAAAAAGTCAGCAGAAAGCGTGGATCAACTCTTCGAAGTCATCCATAGAAATACGGCTGAGGTAATGGAACAAGCCGAGAATTTGCAGCAGATGAACAATCTTTTGCACAGTTCATCGCAGCGCGTAGCTGAGGAGATGACGTCCGTCGCGGCGATTACCCAGCAATCTGCAGCTTCGGTTGAACAGGTTTTGGCCAGTGCGGAAGTCCAACAGAAACGCGTTGAGGATATTGTAGATAGCATCCGCCAATTGAACGGGCTCACGCATGACCTGCAGCATTTGATAGAGAAATAA
- a CDS encoding ECF transporter S component, whose translation MAQKATASKGLKLTDILITIVIAAVFGVIYRIWGPVYDMLKPIGLHADQLGYGMWFMAATFAFLVIRKPGVALLAELAAATIEALFGGSWGPATLVYGILQGLGAELIFALFLYRRVNVGVTVLAAIASAVLSLFIDSYYGYIDQLTFWNYCLFIGLRLLGSALIAGVFAYYLASALGRTGVLNLIRPVSKKDYDVLG comes from the coding sequence ATGGCGCAAAAAGCAACAGCAAGCAAGGGGTTAAAATTAACCGATATTCTGATCACAATCGTGATCGCAGCGGTATTTGGGGTTATTTATCGCATTTGGGGGCCAGTGTACGATATGTTAAAGCCCATAGGGCTGCACGCTGACCAGCTCGGTTATGGCATGTGGTTTATGGCAGCGACCTTCGCTTTCCTCGTCATTCGCAAACCGGGGGTTGCCCTGCTGGCTGAACTCGCGGCGGCAACTATTGAAGCGTTGTTTGGCGGGTCATGGGGCCCAGCTACGCTTGTTTATGGTATTTTGCAGGGATTGGGAGCGGAACTTATCTTTGCACTCTTCCTATATCGTCGTGTGAACGTTGGCGTGACGGTTCTGGCAGCTATCGCATCCGCGGTGTTGTCTCTGTTCATTGACAGCTATTATGGGTATATTGATCAACTGACGTTCTGGAATTATTGCTTGTTTATTGGACTGCGTCTCTTGGGAAGCGCCTTGATTGCAGGCGTATTCGCTTACTATTTGGCAAGTGCGTTAGGACGCACAGGAGTACTGAATCTGATTCGACCTGTTTCGAAGAAAGATTACGACGTACTGGGGTAA
- a CDS encoding ABC transporter ATP-binding protein, translating into MSERIGVTNLRLKYPGEDAPLLFQGVSFSIEPGEKVLLLGPSGSGKSTLLQVLSGIVPDIIEIPLKAEEIRTPTRWGYVFQDPDTQFCMPYVDEEIAFVLENLQVPREEMPARIAYYLQLVGLDLADTHTLIGQLSQGMKQRLAIASVLALEPEVLFLDEPTALLDEEGTRQVWDTIREISSDKTLVIVEHKISGMLDLIDRIIVMAPNGELLADGPPQQIFQAYRKQIAEYGIWYPGVWDDYEQANGGWGAGRSVRTDAQSLQPVMIFRNFAGLRGGQVKTSVDNLQVYPGDWIAVIGANGAGKSSLLLAIMRLLKTRGECWVEGVKGSRIEQLAEQIGFVFQNPEFQFVTNSVEEELSYSLPEAEQPAEGQSASIEAMLRDYDLLALRKRHPFQLSMGQKRRLSVASAMVRGPRILLLDEPTFGLDAHGTMRMLQQLERLRADGTVIVMVTHDPQIVERWASRVWEVKAGCVNEKPARKELRSYAANLRI; encoded by the coding sequence ATGAGTGAGCGAATAGGAGTTACCAATCTTAGGCTAAAATATCCCGGAGAAGACGCCCCCCTGTTATTTCAGGGGGTTTCCTTTTCTATTGAGCCAGGGGAAAAAGTGCTGCTGCTGGGGCCAAGCGGTTCAGGCAAATCAACACTGCTTCAAGTGCTCAGCGGGATTGTCCCTGATATTATCGAAATCCCGCTGAAAGCGGAAGAAATTCGCACACCGACCAGATGGGGGTATGTTTTTCAAGACCCGGATACCCAGTTCTGCATGCCGTATGTGGATGAGGAAATTGCTTTTGTACTGGAAAATTTGCAAGTGCCGCGCGAAGAAATGCCTGCAAGGATCGCCTACTATCTCCAGTTAGTGGGGCTGGATCTGGCGGATACGCATACGTTAATCGGTCAGTTGTCCCAAGGGATGAAGCAGCGGCTGGCGATAGCGAGTGTGCTTGCGTTGGAGCCTGAGGTGCTGTTCTTGGATGAGCCGACCGCGCTTCTCGATGAGGAAGGGACCCGGCAAGTATGGGACACTATCCGCGAGATCAGCTCCGATAAGACACTGGTGATCGTGGAGCATAAAATCAGCGGAATGCTCGATCTGATTGATCGCATCATCGTGATGGCTCCAAATGGAGAGCTATTGGCGGATGGTCCTCCGCAGCAAATATTCCAGGCATATAGGAAACAGATTGCGGAATACGGCATTTGGTATCCAGGTGTCTGGGATGATTATGAACAAGCGAATGGGGGATGGGGCGCGGGCAGATCTGTAAGAACAGATGCGCAGAGCCTGCAGCCTGTCATGATCTTCCGTAATTTCGCCGGGCTTCGCGGCGGGCAGGTTAAGACCTCTGTGGATAACTTACAGGTGTATCCTGGCGATTGGATTGCCGTGATCGGCGCCAATGGCGCTGGCAAAAGCTCGCTGCTGCTAGCCATCATGCGGTTGCTCAAGACCCGTGGCGAGTGCTGGGTCGAGGGGGTTAAGGGCAGCCGAATCGAACAGCTAGCTGAGCAGATCGGCTTCGTGTTTCAGAATCCGGAATTTCAATTCGTGACGAATTCGGTGGAGGAAGAGCTGAGCTACTCCTTGCCGGAGGCAGAGCAGCCGGCTGAAGGCCAGAGCGCATCTATAGAAGCGATGCTCAGGGATTACGACCTGCTCGCGCTGCGCAAGCGGCATCCGTTCCAGCTCTCGATGGGCCAGAAGCGCAGGCTTAGCGTGGCGTCCGCGATGGTGCGCGGACCCCGCATCCTGCTGCTGGATGAGCCCACCTTCGGGCTCGATGCGCACGGTACGATGCGCATGCTGCAGCAGCTGGAACGGCTGCGCGCGGACGGTACGGTGATCGTCATGGTCACGCACGATCCGCAGATCGTAGAGCGCTGGGCGTCCCGCGTCTGGGAAGTTAAGGCTGGCTGCGTAAACGAGAAGCCAGCCAGGAAGGAGCTCCGGTCCTATGCAGCTAACCTTCGCATATAG